From Anolis carolinensis isolate JA03-04 unplaced genomic scaffold, rAnoCar3.1.pri scaffold_8, whole genome shotgun sequence, a single genomic window includes:
- the snrnp27 gene encoding U4/U6.U5 small nuclear ribonucleoprotein 27 kDa protein — MGRSRSRSPPRRERRRSRSASRERRRRERSRSRERDRRRSRSRSPHRRRSRSPRRHRSSSSSPVRPKERRDDEKKEGKEAKGKERQITEEDLEGKTEEEIEMMKIMGFSTFDTTKGKKVEGSVNAYAINVSQKRKYRQYMNRKGGFNRPLDFIA; from the exons AGCGCCGTCGGTCCAGGTCTGCTTCCCGGGAGAGGAGGCGTCGGGAGCGGTCTCGGTCCCGAGAGAGAGACCGGAGGAGGAGCCGGTCCCGCTCCCCCCACAGGAGGCGGTCCAG ATCACCACGGCGACATAGATCCAGCTCTTCCTCTCCGGTCCGACCCAAAGAAAGGCGAGACGATGAAAAGAAAGAGGGCAAAGAGGCCAAAGGGAAAGAGCGCCAGATCACAG AGGAAGATCTCGAGGGCAAGACCGAGGAAGAAATTGAGATGATGAAAATAATGGGATTTTCCACATTTGACACCACAAAA GGCAAGAAAGTGGAAGGCTCTGTGAATGCCTACGCTATCAATGTCTCGCAGAAGAGGAAGTACAG GCAATACATGAACCGAAAGGGTGGCTTCAACCGGCCGCTGGATTTCATTGCCTGA